CTTGCTATGGACGCTGCTGTCCCTGGTGGCGTTAATGGCAGTTTTATCGGGCCTCATCACTCCCAAATGGCTCGTTGGTCCACGAACGATTAAAGACACAAGTAACTAGTCCCTCTCTCGCTTAATACTTACGGACAGCGTTGTCTTCCGACAGATGGTCGATTATACGCTTCTTCGAaggcttttcgtttctttcactcGTCGTACAACTTGATTATCAATTCTACCAACCGATACCATGAGAAACAATAGATGAACGGTCGCTCACTCATTGTCAGGCACACATTGTCACGAATACGTGCGAGCCAAATTTAATGTTTTCAATTCACCTTCACGAGTTGCGACTTGTGACTCGATTGGTCCTTAGATCGCAAACTACGAAAGTATTCGGTTgctcgtaaagtcatttcgttttccaaaatgttgAATATAtgattcaataaaatatttacacactctataaaaatcgtgtttcattttcaccaaaaagaaaaaacgaaatgactttccagatAACTTAATAGTATTGATAaaagtattttgtaaatatCTGGGGAACTAAGACGATCCGCGCGTATTCGCAGAGGAGAAAGTTATTCCGTGTCTCGTCCTTTGCAATATATCCGCGAGTGATCGAAATCGGTGAGCAGGCCAATGTTCCGAACAATATCCCTTCGTGGAAGCACCGTGTACAGCGACAATTGCACAAGTACcattatacgtttaaacgaCTTACTGAATCGGCCAAAGGGCTCGACGTgcagagattcgaatttcaattagaaTTCTTGTTCGACCTCAGGTAACGGATCGGAGCTGTACGTCCCGACGGTGGGCATCTTCAATCGTTGCATCAGGTTGCGGGGGAAGACGCATTGCGCCAATTTCAACGTGGACGGTTTCGCCACGGACTCGAGCGTTTTTCCAGGTTGCTGGAAAGCTTCGTACTTCTTCCTGTCCCTCGGTCTGGCGATCATGGCGACGACGGTAATGGCGGCTCTGGTCGGCTGCTGTGTACAGAGCATCGGTAGAAAGAGTATCTTCAACTTGGCCGGTGTGGCCCAAGTAGTCGCTGGTAACTTTTACAACGGTTTCTCGATAATCTCGAATACACCACCTTTTCATccgttttctctctcgttaACAGGTATATCGTATCTGCTGGGGATGATTTTGTATCCAGCTGGCTGGGGAGCGGAGAGGGTTCAGAGGATTTGCGGCCCGGAATCGGACGCTTTTTACCTAGCTGATTGCACTCTCGGTACCAAGACATTACCTACGAATGTAAAGGTTGTTGTCCACTTAACAGCACTCTCGGTTGTTCGCGCGTTGACGTTGTTTACCGTGTACCTGAACTATCGATAGATAATCGGCAAAGAACGTCAACTATCCTAGAGCTACCCGTTCTGAACTGTAAAAGACAAGGGTTCGGGTCATTGGTGAGATAGGTAGATCACCGTAGTAGTTTTGGTAGATAACGATAACTGATACAACAACGAAAAAACTACGGAGTCTCTTTTGACTTCCTTTTCATCTTACCGAGACTTAAATGGACGGCAGCCTCAAATTGGAAACAAAGGCTTGACGATGGAATTGTTCACAGGTTGGGCCTTCTACAGCGCCGTGATAGGGGTCGGACTCACCTTTGTCTGCGCGGTGATCAGCGGCCAAGCGGAGAAGTCCACGGCGAGCGACAAGGTTCAGGATAAAATGAACGAGGGCAAGACTTTGATCTGTCTCGCGTGAAATCAGTGGAGCACGGATGAACGCAAGTTTCGTCGATGGTTCCGAAACGAAATCGGGTACGGGACCAGCCAACGGGCTCGAAGAAGCGAAAATTTCCTCCTCAACCCCtcccacgatcgatcgaacgatcgatcgatcgcgaccaGAGGAAATTCATCGTTGGGCCAAGTTTCGGACCCCTCACCGAGCGCATCACACCGAGGTCGATGACCCGTCTCGCACGAGGTCGTCGAACCGTTTCGCTCCTCGAGTACTTATCGCGGAAGCGAATTTCTCAGTGCCAAtaagtttctatttttttttttttttgccccccGCGGGACGCTTTTCACGCCTGGAAAGGaacgctcgtttcttttttaccaTGGACGATAGAGTTAAATATTTACGCAGGTATTAAGAGAAGTTTCGGTAGATGTTAACCGATGGTTTTTCCAATCTAGATTCGTAGGAGACGAGGTACGGTGAATAGAACGGTAACGCAAAGCTgtataaagaagaaataaaactaCGAAAGTTTTCCTACCGAAACACGTTTCCTCCTCGTGTCCCTTCGCGGTTCTCCACGCCGGTACGTCGTCGTAAACATTCCACCGTTACCGTTATTAATTTTCTTGCTTTTATTAATTCATCGAGAACAAGTGTATGGACAGCTTACTAGTgtctaataaataaataatcgtaacTGTTTTATCatcc
The Ptiloglossa arizonensis isolate GNS036 chromosome 12, iyPtiAriz1_principal, whole genome shotgun sequence DNA segment above includes these coding regions:
- the LOC143153133 gene encoding LHFPL tetraspan subfamily member 2 protein-like encodes the protein MCYVIVTGRSLLWTLLSLVALMAVLSGLITPKWLVGPRTIKDTSNGSELYVPTVGIFNRCIRLRGKTHCANFNVDGFATDSSVFPGCWKASYFFLSLGLAIMATTVMAALVGCCVQSIGRKSIFNLAGVAQVVAGISYLLGMILYPAGWGAERVQRICGPESDAFYLADCTLGWAFYSAVIGVGLTFVCAVISGQAEKSTASDKVQDKMNEGKTLICLA